Proteins from one Ovis aries strain OAR_USU_Benz2616 breed Rambouillet chromosome 12, ARS-UI_Ramb_v3.0, whole genome shotgun sequence genomic window:
- the STX6 gene encoding syntaxin-6, with amino-acid sequence MSMEDPFFVVKGEVQKAVNTAQGLFQRWTELLQDPSTATREEIDWTTNELRNNLRSIEWDLEDLDETISIVEANPRKFNLDATELSIRKAFITSTRQVVRDMKDQMSASSVQALAERKNRQALLGDSGGQNWSAGTSDKYGRLDRELQLANSHFIEEQQAQQQLIVEQQDEQLELVSGSIGVLKNMSQRIGGELEEQAVMLDDFSHELESTQSRLDNVMKKLAKVSHMTSDRRQWCAIVVLFVVLLIVLILFLAL; translated from the exons AGAGGTTCAGAAAGCAGTCAACACTGCACAGGGATTGTTTCAGAGATGGACAGAACTCCTCCAGGACCCATCcacagccacaagggaagaaatCGACTGGACCACCAACGAGCTGAGGAACAACCTCCGGAGCATAGAATGGGACCTAGAGGACCTTGACGAAACCATCA GCATAGTTGAAGCAAATCCTAGGAAATTCAACCTTGATGCAACCGAATTGAGTATAAGAAAAGCCTTCATCACAAGTACTCGGCAGGTTGTCAGG GACATGAAGGATCAGATGTCAGCTTCATCTGTGCAGGCGTTAGCTGAGAGGAAAAATAGACAG GCCCTGCTAGGAGACAGTGGCGGACAGAACTGGAGCGCTGGAACGTCGGATAAATATGGGCGCCTCGACCGGGAGCTTCAGTTGGCCAACTCCCATTTCATCGAGGAGCAGCAGGCACAGCAGCAG CTGATCGTGGAACAGCAGGATGAGCAGTTGGAGCTGGTCTCTGGCAGCATCGGAGTGCTGAAGAACATGTCCCAGCGCATCGGAGGGGAGCTGGAGGAGCAGGCCGT TATGCTGGATGATTTCTCTCACGAGTTGGAGAGCACTCAGTCTCGACTGGACAATGTGATGAAGAAACTTGCAAAAGTATCGCACATGACCAGCG ATCGGCGCCAGTGGTGTGCCATCGTGGTCCTCTTCGTGGTCCTGCTCATCGTGCTGATCCTCTTCTTAGCGCTGTGA